Proteins co-encoded in one Dasypus novemcinctus isolate mDasNov1 chromosome 6, mDasNov1.1.hap2, whole genome shotgun sequence genomic window:
- the LOC101426395 gene encoding olfactory receptor 13A1-like, with protein MAMSNWTLVTEFILQGFSETPQLRVLFFILFLSLYIMALCGNSLIVAAISFSPGLHTPMYFFLINLAVFDVFCACTVLPKLLEILVAEKRTISFGGCIIQMFFQTWSVAAELLLFTAMAYDRYVAICHPLHYGSMMSPQVCAALAGAVWGISIVGAGFNTCLVLWLTFCGPNVVDHFFCEIPPVLLLSCSSTYLNDIMTIMADIFYAVLNFLLTMVSYGFIISTILKIRTAEGKRRAFSTCSSHLIVVTMYYTTVIYTYLTPGSSYSPEAGKVMAVLYATVSPTLNPLIYTLRNKDVKTALKKVLTFLAKKL; from the coding sequence ATGGCCATGAGTAACTGGACCCTGGTGACAGAATTCATCCTGCAGGGCTTCTCAGAAACACCACAGCTCCGGGTCCTTTTCTtcatcctcttcctctctctctacaTAATGGCCCTCTGTGGCAACTCCCTCATCGTAGCAGCCATCAGCTTCAGCCCTGGGCTGCACACCCCTATGTACTTTTTCCTCATCAACTTGGCTGTGTTTGATGTTTTCTGTGCATGCACTGTTTTGCCTAAGTTGCTTGAGATTCTGGTGGCAGAGAAAAGAACTATCTCCTTTGGAGGCTGCATTATCCAGATGTTCTTCCAGACGTGGTCTGTTGCAGCAGAATTGCTTCTTTTCACtgccatggcctatgaccgctatgtggccatttgCCATCCCCTGCACTATGGCTCTATGATGAGCCCCCAAGTGTGTGCAGCTCTTGCAGGAGCTGTGTGGGGCATCAGCATAGTTGGTGCTGGATTCAACACCTGTCTGGTGTTATGGCTGACCTTTTGTGGGCCCAATGTGGTAGATCACTTTTTTTGTGAAATCCCCCCTGTGTTGCTGCTCTCCTGCTCCTCCACATATTTGAATGATATCATGACAATAATGGCTGACATCTTCTATGCTGTGTTGAATTTCCTGCTCACCATGGTATCCTATGGTTTCATCATCTCCACCATCCTGAAGATTCGGACAGCTGAGGGTAAGCGGCGAGCCTTTTCCACCTGCTCTTCCCACCTCATTGTGGTCACCATGTACTACACCACAGTCATCTACACTTACCTGACCCCAGGCTCCAGCTACTCCCCTGAAGCAGGCAAGGTCATGGCTGTGCTTTATGCCACAGTGAGCCCCACCTTGAACCCTCTCATCTACACACTAAGGAACAAGGATGTCAAGACTGCTCTCAAGAAAGTCTTAACATTTTTAGCAAAGAAGCTGTAa
- the LOC101425959 gene encoding olfactory receptor 13A1-like yields MSNWTLVTEFVLKGFSETPQFQVLFFILFLFLYIMAICGNSLIVVAISFSPGLHTPMYFFLVNLAMIDFFCACTILPKLLEILVVEKRTISYVGCITQLFFLSWFVVAELLLFSAMAYDRYVAICHPLHYSSMMSPRVCVGMVGAVWGISLLGPGANAILISQLNFCGSHVIDHFFCEIPPVLLLSCSSTYPNDVVTLLADIFYAMFDFLFTMMSYGFIISTIMKIRTAEGKRRAFSTCSSHLIVVTMYYSTVIYTYQTPGSSYSPQAGKVMSVLYSTVSPTLNPLIYTLRNKDVKTALKKVFTFLAEKL; encoded by the coding sequence ATGAGTAACTGGACCCTGGTGACAGAATTCGTCCTGAAGGGATTCTCAGAAACACCACAGTTCCaggttcttttctttattcttttcctcttcctctacATAATGGCCATCTGTGGCAACTCTCTCATTGTGGTGGCCATCAGCTTCAGCCCTGGTctgcacacccccatgtactttttcctggTCAACTTAGCTATGATTGATTTTTTCTGTGCCTGCACTATTTTGCCCAAGCTGCTTGAGATTCTGGTGGTGGAGAAGAGAACCATCTCCTATGTGGGCTGTATTACCCAACTCTTCTTCTTATCATGGTTTGTTGTAGCAGAGTTGCTTCTCTTCAGtgccatggcctatgaccgctatgtggccatctgccatcCCCTCCACTACAGCTCCATGATGAGTCCCCGAGTGTGTGTAGGTATGGTGGGAGCTGTGTGGGGCATCAGCTTATTAGGTCCTGGAGCCAATGCCATTCTAATATCACAACTGAACTTCTGTGGATCCCATGTGATAGATCACTTTTTCTGTGAGATCCCCCCTGTGTTGCTGCTTTCCTGCTCCTCCACATATCCAAATGATGTTGTTACATTACTGGCTGATATCTTCTATGCCATGTTTGATTTCCTATTCACCATGATGTCCTATGGCTTTATTATCTCTACCATCATGAAGATTCGTACAGCTGAGGGCAAGCGGAGAGCCTTTTCCACCTGTTCCTCCCACCTCATTGTGGTCACCATGTACTATAGTACAGTCATCTATACTTACCAGACTCCAGGATCCAGCTACTCCCCACAAGCGGGCAAGGTCATGTCTGTGCTTTATTCCACAGTGAGCCCCACCTTGAACCCTCTCATCTACACACTAAGGAACAAGGATGTCAAGACAGCTCTCAAGAAAGTCTTCACATTTTTAGCTGAGAAACTGTAA